Proteins from a genomic interval of Solea solea chromosome 10, fSolSol10.1, whole genome shotgun sequence:
- the LOC131466994 gene encoding beta-1,3-galactosyltransferase 2-like — MDDLERDTKRACCVSLCPVRKSALHLWFKVLLLFCVGFLVIFSSASWWDFSFHEHYQNIFNWTIQFPRTVYSGPGFRLNEVIETKNVTSTVPTAALTGTLYHQAYPRNYDFIMDNKEVCKSITPFLVLMVPVAPQNREARDAIRQTWGNESLVQGEVVLTLFMLGLPRNADDEQQKQKLDQENLQYHDLIQSSFMDSYLNLTIKTMVIMDWLATRCPTAAYAMKVDSDMFLNIDNLVKMLTLPGIPKWNYLTGMLMVNREVIRYKESKWYVPEELYPDSRYPTYTLGMGYVFSNDLPKKFVEVSKSIKPFNIEDAYIGMCMKQLGFTPTSPPNPWQFQAYNTKYDRCIFSRVITFILGSSREILNYWTDLKKPGAPC; from the exons ATGGACGATCTAGAAAGGGACACAAAAAG AGCATGCTGTGTGAGCCTGTGTCCTGTGAGGAAGTCCGCACTCCACCTCTGGTTCAAGGTCCTGCTTCTGTTCTGTGTTGGGTTCCTCGtcatcttcagctctgcatCATGGTGGGATTTTTCATTCCATGAGCACtaccaaaacatttttaattggaCCATACAATTTCCTAGGACTGTCTATTCAGGACCAGGATTTAGACTCAATGAAGTCATTGAAACCAAAAACGTAACAAGCACAGTTCCTACTGCAGCACTGACAGGTACTCTGTACCACCAGGCCTACCCACGCaactatgactttattatgGATAACAAAGAGGTGTGCAAATCCATAACTCCTTTCCTGGTGTTGATGGTTCCAGTAGCGCCACAAAACAGGGAAGCTCGGGATGCTATCCGACAGACATGGGGCAATGAGAGCCTGGTGCAGGGTGAGGTGGTGCTCACGCTCTTTATGCTGGGTCTTCCTCGTAATGCCGATGacgagcaacaaaaacaaaagctcgATCAGGAGAATCTTCAATACCATGACTTGATCCAGAGCAGCTTCATGGACAGCTACCTCAATCTGACCATCAAAACAATGGTCATCATGGATTGGCTGGCCACCCGCTGCCCAACAGCAGCATATGCCATGAAGGTTGACTCAGACATGTTCTTGAACATTGACAATCTCGTAAAAATGCTTACACTACCGGGTATTCCCAAGTGGAACTACTTGACAGGGATGCTTATGGTTAACAGGGAGGTTATCCGTTACAAGGAGTCCAAGTGGTATGTTCCAGAGGAGTTGTACCCAGATTCCCGGTATCCAACCTACACTCTGGGCATGGGATACGTCTTCTCCAATGATCTTCCAAAGAAATTTGTGGAAGTCTCCAAATCAATAAAACCCTTTAACATAGAGGACGCTTACATTGGAATGTGCATGAAACAGCTTGGATTTACACCCACATCTCCACCGAATCCCTGGCAGTTTCAAGCCTACAATACAAAGTATGACCGTTGTATATTCTCCAGAGTCATCACCTTCATTCTTGGTTCTTCACGAGAAATATTAAACTACTGGACAGACTTGAAAAAGCCAGGGGCACCTTGTTAG
- the LOC131466916 gene encoding beta-1,3-galactosyltransferase 1-like has translation MNMTRKNVQYMFFGTLAVMIIFIVYLNFDQTWEIWNNAFRMNIINFVFLATTPEAPSTTISTTEEPHWEDPGPFHVAYPGNYKFIMDDTPVCKTRDPFVILMVPVAPGEVKVRDAIRETWGNEKIVLGQVVDTLFILGRPGGADAEQMQEKLQQENQEHHDLIQSNFRDSYYNLTIKSMVMLEWLVANCNNSAYFIKIDSDTLLHVPNLVKLLMDPSTAKQNYMSGLVWWHSPVIRDSNNRFFLPPEIIAEPEYPPYPLGMSYVMSLDLPRKILGISTQIKPIYIEDAYMGMCLKRLGISPTEPPAPGMYLVAPKHPLSNCTLSKAVVVMTTGIPLMKNYWERTKDPDLTC, from the coding sequence ATGAATATGACAAGGAAAAACGTGCAATACATGTTTTTTGGCACCCTGGCGGTGATGATCATCTTCATTGTCTATCTCAACTTTGACCAAACGTGGGAGATTTGGAACAATGCCTTCAGGATGAACATCATAAATTTTGTCTTTTTAGCAACTACTCCAGAAGCACCGTCGACAACAATATCTACAACAGAAGAACCACACTGGGAAGATCCTGGACCATTTCATGTGGCCTATCCAGGGAATTACAAATTCATCATGGATGACACGCCAGTGTGTAAGACCAGGGATCCCTTTGTGATTTTGATGGTCCCCGTTGCACCCGGTGAGGTGAAAGTTCGGGACGCCATTCGAGAGACATGGGGCAATGAGAAAATAGTTCTGGGTCAGGTGGTGGACACCCTCTTCATACTGGGTCGGCCTGGAGGAGCTGATGCGGAGCAGATGCAAGAGAAGCTCCAGCAGGAGAACCAGGAGCACCACGATCTGATTCAGAGCAACTTCCGGGACAGCTACTACAACCTGACCATCAAGTCCATGGTCATGCTGGAGTGGCTGGTTGCAAACTGCAATAACAGCGCTTACTTCATAAAGATCGACTCCGATACATTACTCCATGTCCCAAACTTGGTTAAACTTCTGATGGACCCGAGCACGGCCAAACAGAACTACATGTCCGGTTTGGTTTGGTGGCACAGCCCAGTTATAAGAGACTCAAACAACAGGTTCTTTCTGCCACCCGAGATCATTGCCGAGCCAGAGTACCCACCTTATCCTCTGGGCATGTCCTACGTCATGTCCCTGGACCTCCCACGCAAAATTTTAGGTATCTCCACTCAGATTAAACCAATCTACATCGAAGACGCCTACATGGGTATGTGTCTGAAACGCCTGGGCATTTCCCCCACTGAACCACCCGCACCCGGTATGTATTTAGTCGCCCCCAAGCATCCGCTGAGCAACTGCACCCTTTCAAAAGCCGTCGTTGTGATGACGACGGGCATACCATTGATGAAGAATTACTGGGAGAGGACCAAAGACCCGGACCTTACATGCTGA
- the LOC131467140 gene encoding beta-1,3-galactosyltransferase 2-like translates to MGKGRRCLNRILLLGAVGIFLICLVFDGRLIISSSSSYVAYPGSYKFIMDDTPVCKTRDPFLIVMVPVAPGEVKVRDAIRETWGSEKVVLGQVVDTLFILGQPGGADAVQVQEKLQHENQEHHDLIQSNFRDSYFNLTIKTMVMLEWLVANCKSTSYIIKIDSDTLLHVLNLVKLLLDPSTAKQNYMSGLIWWHSPVLRNPFAKFYVPRHVIAEPEYPPYPLGMAYVMSMDLPGKILSVSPQIKPLYIEDAYLGMCLNHLGITPTHPPAPGMFVVEPKHPLSNCSLSKAVVVMTTGIPLMKNYWQRSNDPDLKC, encoded by the coding sequence ATGGGGAAAGGGAGAAGATGTTTAAATCGCATTTTACTCCTGGGAGCGGTGGGAATCTTCCTCATCTGTCTCGTCTTTGATGGGAGACTGATTATCAGCTCGTCCTCGTCATATGTGGCCTATCCAGGAAGCTATAAATTCATCATGGATGACACACCAGTGTGTAAGACCAGGGATCCCTTCCTGATTGTGATGGTCCCCGTTGCACCCGGTGAGGTGAAAGTTCGGGACGCCATTCGAGAGACATGGGGGAGTGAGAAAGTGGTTCTGGGTCAGGTGGTGGACACCCTCTTCATACTGGGCCAGCCTGGAGGAGCTGATGCCGTGCAGGTGCAAGAGAAGCTCCAGCACGAGAACCAGGAGCACCACGATCTGATTCAGAGCAACTTCCGGGACAGCTACTTCAATCTGACCATCAAGACTATGGTCATGCTGGAGTGGCTGGTTGCGAACTGTAAAAGTACTTCTTACATCATAAAGATTGACTCCGATACATTACTCCACGTCCTGAATTTGGTTAAACTTCTGCTGGACCCGAGCACGGCCAAACAAAACTACATGTCAGGTTTGATTTGGTGGCACAGTCCAGTTTTAAGAAACCCATTTGCAAAGTTCTACGTACCAAGACACGTGATTGCTGAGCCAGAGTACCCCCCATATCCTCTGGGCATGGCCTATGTCATGTCTATGGACCTTCCCGGCAAAATTCTCAGCGTCTCTCCTCAGATTAAACCACTCTACATTGAAGACGCCTACCTGGGTATGTGTCTGAATCACCTGGGCATTACCCCCACTCACCCACCTGCACCCGGTATGTTTGTAGTGGAACCCAAGCATCCACTGAGCAACTGCAGCCTTTCAAAAGCTGTTGTTGTGATGACAACAGGCATACCATTGATGAAGAATTACTGGCAGAGGAGCAATGACCCGGACCTTAAATGCTGA